The Thermoplasmata archaeon DNA window CTGGGCCCCTCCGGCGAGGGGAAGTCGACGCTCCTGCGGATGGTCGCCGGCATCGAGCCGGTCGACGCGGGCCGGATCTGGATCGACGGGCGCGACGTCACCCACCTCGCGCCGAACAAGCGGAACATCGCGATGGTGTTCCAGAACTACGCGCTCTATCCCAACATGAACGTCTACCGCAACATCGCCTTCCCGCTCAAGATGCAGTACTTCCCCTCGAGCGAGATCGAGCCGAAGGTCCAGGAGGTGGCCCGCAAGCTCGGGATCTCCGAGATCCTCGACCGGCGGGTCAACCAGATCTCGGGCGGCCAGCAGCAGCGGGTCGCGCTCGCGCGGGCGATCGTCCGCAACCCGACGCTCTTCCTGCTCGACGAGCCGCTCTCGAACCTCGACGCCCGGGTGCGGTTCGCGGCCCGCACGGAGCTCAAGAAGATCCAGAAGGACCTCGGCCAGACGTTCCTGTTCGTGACCCACGACCAGAAGGAGGCCGAGACCCTCAGCGACCGCACGGGCGTCATCCACACCGGCCGCTTCGAGCAGATCGGACCGTTCAGCGACCTCTACGAGCGGCCGGCCACGCGCTGGATCGGCGACTTCGTCGGCGACGTGCCGATGAACTACATGCCGGCCAGCGAGTCGGGGGCCTCGGGCGAGCTCGGTTTCCGGCCGGAGTGGGCCGAGATGTCGCCGGAGGGCGCGCAGAAGGCGACCGTCCAGGTCGCCGAGCGGGTCGGAGACTTCTCCTACCTGTTGTGCACGATGGCGAACGGCTGGCGGATCTACCTGCGCTCGATGCGCACCGTGGCGGCCGGCAGCGAG harbors:
- a CDS encoding ABC transporter ATP-binding protein — its product is MTAKLRFDRVTKRFGKRMVADDIELDVDPGEFFVILGPSGEGKSTLLRMVAGIEPVDAGRIWIDGRDVTHLAPNKRNIAMVFQNYALYPNMNVYRNIAFPLKMQYFPSSEIEPKVQEVARKLGISEILDRRVNQISGGQQQRVALARAIVRNPTLFLLDEPLSNLDARVRFAARTELKKIQKDLGQTFLFVTHDQKEAETLSDRTGVIHTGRFEQIGPFSDLYERPATRWIGDFVGDVPMNYMPASESGASGELGFRPEWAEMSPEGAQKATVQVAERVGDFSYLLCTMANGWRIYLRSMRTVAAGSEVRFNVLRHVFFREEPGAENAPLAEGAGAEAPAAH